One stretch of Bdellovibrionales bacterium DNA includes these proteins:
- a CDS encoding acetyl-CoA carboxylase biotin carboxyl carrier protein subunit, which yields MYFEANLKKKKYQINVSKREDNWSIQMRETPKDKSDEGDWEEYSIPFGAFEEADNVISFIYKNESYLVDVVADGLDCQVFTRGSFHNVQIFNDEMLLHESFKTGGLGGAESALTSGMPGKIVKVFVKDGDEVKAGSPLLVMEAMKMENEMKASSDVKISKVHVKPGDTVEAGATLISF from the coding sequence ATGTATTTTGAAGCCAATCTTAAAAAGAAGAAATATCAGATCAACGTTTCTAAACGCGAAGACAATTGGTCGATCCAAATGCGCGAGACTCCCAAGGACAAATCCGACGAGGGAGACTGGGAAGAATACAGCATCCCGTTCGGCGCTTTTGAAGAAGCCGATAACGTGATCAGTTTTATTTATAAAAACGAATCTTATCTTGTGGACGTGGTCGCTGATGGTTTGGACTGCCAAGTCTTTACTCGCGGGTCTTTCCATAACGTTCAAATCTTTAACGACGAAATGCTTCTTCACGAGAGCTTTAAGACCGGTGGCTTGGGGGGAGCCGAAAGTGCGCTCACCTCTGGTATGCCCGGAAAAATCGTAAAGGTTTTTGTAAAAGATGGCGACGAAGTGAAGGCCGGTTCACCACTTTTAGTCATGGAAGCCATGAAGATGGAAAACGAAATGAAAGCGTCTTCCGACGTCAAGATTTCGAAAGTCCACGTTAAGCCCGGTGACACCGTGGAAGCCGGAGCCACACTCATTAGCTTTTAG
- the accC gene encoding acetyl-CoA carboxylase biotin carboxylase subunit yields the protein MMPKMFKKVLVANRGEIAVRVIRACRDLGIPTVAVYSEADRYSQHVLLANEAYEIGPPPSTESYLRDDKILEVAKSSGCDAIHPGYGFLSERAYFAEAVEKAGITFIGPSSDNIKAMGDKLSAISLMRKADVPTVPGSNGRVDTIEHAKDVATKIGYPIMIKASAGGGGKGMRVVFKPEELESAFRAARSEGLNYFKDDTVYMERFITNPKHIEIQVFGDKHGNVVHLFERECSIQRRHQKIIEESPSPSVPEDVRKRMGEVSVKAAKSIGYIGAGTFEFIFDNSTKEFFFMEMNTRLQVEHPITEQVTGFDLVKEQLRVAAGHPLTFKQEDIVQRGHSIECRICAEDPTTFMPSPGFIRRFRPPSGPFVRVETYVYSGYEVPIYYDPMIAKVITWGRTREDAINRMQRALIEFTLTGVKSNLVLHKSILKAEKFLDGSYTTQFCEKDLIVNQPDLFKFVDDKVFLLAAALWSYNQRESKTKPKETTTVAPSRWKSNGRLTGLRG from the coding sequence ATGATGCCGAAGATGTTTAAAAAAGTTTTAGTCGCTAACCGTGGAGAGATTGCTGTTCGCGTGATTCGGGCTTGCCGCGATTTAGGAATTCCTACAGTCGCGGTTTATAGCGAGGCCGATCGTTATAGCCAACACGTTCTTCTCGCCAACGAAGCCTACGAGATCGGACCACCTCCCAGCACCGAATCTTATCTTCGCGATGACAAAATTTTAGAAGTCGCAAAGTCCTCCGGGTGTGATGCCATCCATCCGGGCTACGGGTTCCTCAGTGAGCGAGCGTACTTTGCCGAAGCTGTTGAAAAAGCGGGAATCACTTTTATTGGTCCGTCCTCTGATAATATCAAGGCGATGGGAGATAAATTGTCCGCGATCTCTCTGATGAGAAAAGCTGATGTCCCTACCGTTCCCGGAAGTAATGGTCGCGTCGATACGATTGAGCACGCCAAAGACGTCGCCACCAAGATTGGCTACCCGATCATGATCAAAGCCTCTGCGGGCGGCGGCGGTAAAGGAATGCGTGTCGTATTTAAGCCCGAAGAGCTTGAGAGCGCATTTCGTGCCGCACGTTCCGAAGGATTAAATTACTTTAAAGACGATACCGTCTACATGGAAAGATTTATTACAAATCCCAAGCACATTGAGATCCAAGTCTTTGGGGATAAGCATGGGAACGTGGTTCATTTGTTCGAGCGCGAATGTTCAATTCAGCGACGTCACCAAAAAATTATCGAGGAAAGCCCGAGTCCCTCCGTGCCCGAGGATGTTCGTAAGAGGATGGGCGAAGTTTCCGTCAAAGCTGCCAAATCCATCGGTTACATTGGCGCTGGAACTTTTGAGTTTATTTTTGATAACTCCACCAAAGAATTTTTCTTTATGGAGATGAACACACGCCTTCAGGTGGAGCACCCGATTACAGAGCAAGTCACTGGATTTGACCTCGTGAAGGAGCAGTTGCGAGTCGCGGCCGGCCATCCGCTCACGTTTAAGCAAGAAGACATTGTTCAGAGAGGACACTCTATCGAGTGTCGAATCTGCGCTGAAGATCCTACGACATTTATGCCGTCCCCGGGCTTCATTCGCCGCTTTCGCCCGCCCTCCGGCCCATTTGTTCGCGTAGAGACGTACGTGTACTCCGGATACGAAGTTCCCATTTACTACGACCCTATGATTGCTAAAGTGATCACTTGGGGACGCACTCGCGAAGATGCGATTAACCGCATGCAACGCGCGTTGATCGAATTCACTCTGACGGGCGTAAAATCAAATCTCGTTCTCCATAAATCCATCCTAAAGGCAGAAAAGTTTTTGGACGGCTCTTACACCACGCAGTTTTGCGAAAAAGATTTGATCGTGAATCAACCAGATCTCTTTAAATTTGTGGATGATAAAGTTTTTCTCTTAGCGGCAGCTCTTTGGTCTTACAATCAGCGCGAATCTAAAACAAAGCCCAAAGAGACAACAACCGTTGCCCCGTCGCGATGGAAGTCTAATGGTCGCCTAACGGGACTTCGAGGTTAA
- a CDS encoding acyl-CoA carboxylase subunit beta — MDTIQERIKELKLKNEQAFSGGGADKNSKHKQGGRLTARERLEVLCDPGSFVETDRFVSHRCNNFGMADKKVPGDGIITGYGKVNGRPVYVYSQDFTVFGGSMSRTQANKILKIMEQAIKNGAPIIGLNDSGGARIQEGVEALGGYADIFLKNVLSSGVVPQISAILGPCAGGAVYSPSITDFVFMVKNTSYMFVTGPDVIKAVTHEEVTKEDLGGAMTHNRKSGVAHFAAEDDKNCLLMIRELLNFLPSNNMDDAPQVETKDSPDRLVKELNTFLPDNSRKPYDMKELIKLVVDESYFLEVHKDYAANIIVGFARFNGQSVGIVANQPQVLAGCLNIDASKKAARFIRFCDAFNIPVVSFVDVPGFLPGTDQEWAGIITHGAKLLYAYAEATVPKITVITRKDYGGAYCVMSSKHLRGDVNLAYPSAEIAVMGAEGAVNIIFRDAINKAKEPTEKRQELISDYEGKFNNPYVAAELGYIDEVIEPSQTRKRIVQALDMLKNKRDTNPPKKHGNIPL, encoded by the coding sequence ATGGATACAATCCAAGAGCGCATTAAAGAACTTAAATTAAAGAACGAACAAGCGTTCAGTGGCGGAGGCGCCGACAAAAACTCAAAGCACAAGCAAGGCGGCCGCTTAACTGCGCGCGAACGTCTCGAGGTGCTTTGCGATCCGGGCAGCTTTGTGGAAACCGATCGTTTTGTCAGTCATCGTTGCAATAACTTTGGGATGGCCGACAAAAAAGTTCCTGGCGACGGAATTATTACCGGTTACGGAAAAGTGAACGGTCGCCCGGTTTACGTTTACAGCCAAGACTTTACAGTTTTTGGTGGAAGTATGTCGCGCACTCAAGCGAATAAGATTTTAAAAATCATGGAGCAAGCCATAAAGAACGGCGCTCCCATCATCGGACTCAACGACTCCGGTGGAGCTCGGATTCAAGAGGGCGTCGAAGCCCTTGGCGGTTACGCCGACATCTTTCTAAAGAACGTTTTATCTTCCGGAGTGGTTCCTCAGATTTCTGCGATCTTAGGCCCATGCGCCGGTGGAGCCGTTTACAGTCCATCGATCACCGATTTTGTGTTTATGGTGAAAAACACGAGCTACATGTTTGTGACTGGCCCCGATGTCATCAAAGCGGTGACTCACGAAGAAGTGACAAAAGAAGATCTCGGCGGAGCGATGACTCACAATCGCAAATCGGGAGTGGCTCACTTTGCCGCGGAAGACGATAAGAATTGTTTGCTCATGATTCGAGAGCTTTTAAACTTTCTTCCCTCCAACAACATGGACGATGCTCCTCAGGTCGAAACCAAAGATTCTCCAGATCGTTTGGTCAAAGAATTAAACACGTTCCTCCCCGACAACTCTCGTAAACCTTATGATATGAAAGAGCTCATTAAACTTGTCGTGGATGAAAGCTACTTCCTCGAAGTTCATAAAGATTACGCCGCCAACATCATCGTGGGCTTTGCCCGCTTCAATGGTCAGAGCGTGGGAATTGTCGCCAATCAACCTCAAGTGCTTGCGGGCTGCCTCAATATCGATGCGAGTAAAAAAGCCGCGCGCTTTATTCGCTTCTGTGATGCCTTTAATATTCCCGTTGTTTCCTTCGTCGATGTTCCAGGATTTTTACCAGGCACGGATCAAGAGTGGGCTGGCATTATCACTCACGGCGCAAAACTTCTTTACGCTTATGCCGAAGCCACCGTTCCTAAAATCACCGTCATTACTCGAAAAGATTACGGGGGTGCATATTGCGTGATGTCCTCTAAGCATTTACGCGGAGACGTGAACCTCGCCTATCCTTCTGCAGAGATCGCGGTCATGGGTGCTGAGGGTGCGGTCAATATCATCTTCCGCGATGCCATCAATAAAGCCAAAGAGCCTACGGAGAAGAGACAAGAATTGATTAGCGATTACGAAGGAAAATTTAACAATCCTTATGTGGCCGCAGAGCTTGGCTATATCGACGAGGTGATTGAGCCTTCGCAAACTCGCAAGCGCATCGTTCAGGCGCTGGATATGCTTAAAAACAAACGCGATACGAATCCACCTAAAAAACACGGAAATATCCCGCTGTAG
- the asnS gene encoding asparagine--tRNA ligase, translated as MRYYIDSLGKYVGQTVELKGWAYSLRASKKVKFLLLRDGTGICQCVFFDGDCEPTAFENFEKLTQECTVKVTGVVKAEPRSPGGYELSAKTFEILAPSVDYPITPKEHGPDFLMNHRHLWLRSKRQHAVMRVRSEIVSAIRDFFDGRGFTLTDAPIFTPNACEGTSTLFQTQYFDEKAYLSQSGQLYMEATAAAFGKVYCFGPTFRAEKSKTRRHLIEFWMVEPEVAFNDLYDNMELAEQFVEYIVQRTITNRKAELETLERDISKLSHIKGSFPRLHYKEAVDIILKENPAFEVGGDFGAPDEAIISNKFDKPVFVHHFPSAIKAFYMKHDPAEPEYSMSCDLLATEGYGEMIGGGQREESVEVLEQRIKDHNLNVDDFAWYLDLRRYGTFPHSGFGLGVERTVAWICGLQHVRETIPFPRLYGRSYP; from the coding sequence TTGCGTTACTACATCGATTCCCTGGGTAAGTACGTTGGTCAAACCGTGGAACTTAAAGGTTGGGCTTACAGCCTGCGCGCCTCAAAAAAGGTGAAGTTCCTTTTGTTGCGTGATGGAACCGGAATTTGCCAATGCGTTTTCTTTGATGGCGATTGCGAGCCCACCGCATTTGAAAATTTCGAAAAGCTCACTCAAGAGTGCACGGTCAAAGTCACTGGTGTGGTGAAGGCCGAACCGCGAAGCCCTGGGGGTTACGAGCTCAGCGCGAAAACTTTCGAGATCCTCGCTCCCTCCGTGGACTATCCCATCACTCCCAAAGAGCACGGTCCTGATTTCTTAATGAATCACCGTCATCTTTGGTTGCGATCGAAGAGACAACACGCGGTGATGCGCGTCCGCTCCGAAATTGTCTCGGCCATTCGTGATTTCTTTGATGGTCGTGGATTTACTCTAACCGACGCGCCCATCTTCACTCCCAATGCATGCGAAGGAACTTCTACGCTTTTCCAAACACAGTACTTCGACGAAAAAGCCTACCTGTCTCAGAGTGGGCAACTTTATATGGAAGCCACCGCCGCCGCTTTTGGGAAAGTGTATTGCTTTGGCCCGACATTTCGTGCGGAAAAATCTAAAACTCGTCGCCACTTGATTGAGTTTTGGATGGTCGAGCCGGAAGTGGCTTTTAACGACCTCTACGACAATATGGAATTGGCTGAACAATTTGTCGAATACATCGTTCAGCGCACGATTACCAATCGTAAAGCGGAGCTGGAAACCCTCGAGAGAGATATTTCGAAACTCTCTCACATCAAAGGGTCTTTCCCGCGGCTCCATTACAAAGAGGCTGTGGATATTATCTTAAAAGAAAATCCAGCCTTCGAAGTGGGCGGTGATTTTGGCGCTCCTGATGAGGCGATTATCAGTAACAAATTTGACAAGCCCGTGTTCGTGCATCACTTTCCGTCGGCGATCAAAGCTTTCTACATGAAGCACGATCCGGCAGAGCCCGAATACAGCATGAGCTGTGATTTGCTGGCGACCGAAGGCTATGGGGAAATGATCGGTGGCGGTCAGCGCGAAGAGAGCGTGGAAGTGCTTGAGCAACGTATTAAAGATCATAATTTAAATGTAGATGATTTTGCATGGTATCTCGATCTCCGTCGTTACGGAACCTTCCCTCATTCCGGATTCGGTTTGGGCGTAGAAAGAACCGTGGCGTGGATTTGCGGACTTCAACACGTGCGAGAAACGATTCCTTTCCCTCGGCTTTATGGCCGAAGCTACCCATAA
- a CDS encoding prolyl oligopeptidase family serine peptidase, with protein sequence MKKWIVLLLLAGCAHTSDSSKDPYLWLEDVEGKEALEWVKAQNEQTLQNLAQSPEFKKVEEQTLQILEAKDKIPAVSFIGSRKLLNFWRDDKSVRGVLRVTSYDNYKKKNVPWDVVLDLDRVAAEEKENWIFKGIDCVAPQFEQCFVLLSRGGKDAVVLREYNIKTKQFNAKGFTLPESKMYVTWADKDHLLVGTDYGPGTMTESGYPRIVKLWKRGTPLDSAKMIYEGAMTDVWARPIAVDQGKKRVLLVSRGIDFFNTEDFVVDVKTASYKKIPKPTDAEFEGYFADQFLYSVKSPWNIAGTTYNSGDVIGLKEAVAGKEVGPQDILKIFTPTPNQSVTSIAVNKSKIILSVLEDVKGKLFTTTYSNNQWQPVIPMQFPGTGSLNAITDTETDIILVNYESFNQPSTLYGIDYGKKAEVLKTLPDRFDAKDVVVEQKFSTSKDGTKIPYFLIRKKTVAFNGEAPTLLYGYGGFTVSQAPAYNGVVGKLWLERGGVYVVANIRGGGEYGPKWHQAALKENRQKAYDDFISVAEDLIQTKVTSPKHLAIRGGSNGGLLVGAVMTQRPELFGAVLCWVPLLDMMRYSQLLAGASWMGEYGDPKVPTYRRAILKYSPYQNVGNHKNYPPTLIVTSTKDDRVHPGHARKMMAKMKEMKQPVMYYENIEGGHAAGANFKQVARLTALQQMFLEQTVLKK encoded by the coding sequence ATGAAAAAATGGATCGTTTTGCTTCTCCTCGCGGGATGCGCTCATACTTCCGACAGCTCTAAGGACCCCTATCTCTGGCTCGAGGATGTGGAAGGGAAAGAGGCCCTGGAATGGGTCAAGGCTCAAAATGAGCAAACTCTGCAGAATCTTGCGCAATCTCCCGAGTTCAAAAAAGTGGAAGAGCAGACTCTTCAGATTTTAGAAGCGAAAGATAAAATTCCTGCGGTTTCGTTTATTGGCTCTAGGAAATTACTCAATTTTTGGCGAGATGATAAAAGTGTTCGCGGAGTTTTGCGCGTCACAAGTTACGACAACTACAAAAAGAAAAACGTTCCGTGGGATGTTGTCTTGGATCTCGACCGTGTTGCCGCTGAGGAAAAAGAAAACTGGATCTTTAAGGGCATAGACTGTGTAGCACCGCAGTTTGAGCAGTGTTTCGTGCTCTTGTCTCGCGGTGGAAAAGATGCGGTGGTTTTGCGTGAGTACAATATAAAAACAAAACAGTTTAATGCGAAAGGGTTTACACTTCCCGAAAGTAAAATGTATGTCACTTGGGCGGACAAGGATCATTTGCTCGTTGGTACCGATTATGGTCCGGGAACCATGACGGAGTCTGGTTATCCTCGCATCGTTAAACTTTGGAAGCGAGGAACACCACTCGATTCGGCAAAAATGATTTACGAAGGTGCGATGACCGATGTGTGGGCTCGTCCCATCGCTGTAGACCAGGGCAAGAAACGTGTTTTGCTCGTCTCTCGCGGAATTGACTTCTTTAATACCGAAGACTTCGTCGTCGATGTTAAAACCGCAAGTTACAAAAAAATTCCTAAACCAACCGACGCTGAATTTGAGGGTTACTTTGCCGATCAGTTTTTATATTCCGTGAAATCTCCCTGGAATATTGCCGGCACAACTTATAACTCGGGTGATGTCATCGGTCTTAAAGAAGCGGTGGCGGGTAAAGAGGTGGGGCCCCAAGATATTCTTAAGATTTTTACACCGACCCCAAATCAATCTGTGACTTCCATCGCGGTCAATAAGTCCAAAATTATTTTGAGTGTTCTTGAGGACGTCAAAGGAAAACTTTTTACGACGACCTACTCGAACAACCAGTGGCAACCCGTCATTCCTATGCAGTTTCCCGGTACGGGAAGTTTGAATGCCATCACGGACACCGAAACTGATATCATTCTGGTGAATTACGAGAGCTTCAATCAACCGAGTACATTGTACGGCATTGATTACGGTAAAAAAGCAGAGGTCCTTAAAACTCTTCCCGATCGTTTTGATGCGAAAGATGTTGTGGTGGAGCAAAAGTTTTCTACAAGCAAAGATGGAACTAAAATTCCGTACTTCTTAATCCGTAAAAAAACCGTAGCCTTTAACGGAGAGGCGCCCACTCTTCTCTACGGTTATGGCGGTTTCACCGTTTCTCAAGCGCCGGCCTACAATGGTGTTGTTGGTAAACTCTGGTTGGAGCGTGGCGGTGTTTACGTGGTTGCAAACATTCGTGGCGGAGGCGAGTACGGCCCTAAATGGCATCAAGCGGCTCTTAAAGAAAATCGTCAGAAAGCGTATGATGATTTTATTTCTGTGGCGGAAGACTTGATTCAAACGAAGGTCACTTCTCCGAAACATCTGGCGATTCGCGGGGGAAGTAACGGGGGCTTGCTTGTCGGAGCGGTGATGACGCAAAGACCGGAACTTTTTGGTGCCGTTTTATGTTGGGTGCCGCTTTTAGATATGATGCGATATTCGCAACTCCTTGCCGGCGCCAGCTGGATGGGAGAATACGGAGATCCCAAAGTGCCGACGTATCGTCGCGCGATTCTTAAATATTCTCCTTACCAAAACGTGGGGAATCATAAAAATTACCCTCCGACACTCATAGTGACTTCTACTAAGGACGATCGCGTTCACCCTGGCCATGCTCGCAAGATGATGGCGAAGATGAAGGAAATGAAGCAGCCCGTGATGTACTACGAAAACATTGAGGGGGGTCACGCGGCGGGAGCTAATTTTAAACAAGTGGCGCGTCTCACCGCTCTCCAACAAATGTTTTTAGAGCAAACCGTTCTTAAAAAATAA
- a CDS encoding S8 family serine peptidase, which produces MAADVVKGLDMDVVRLFFSCIFAVTLVACAKSSKESEGQSKAAGTVCSDLALQKEKIVRFKNGKVSRIVLKQKSQLEDFVDKHQNEIDFVEDNYKVYIPKDQSLELMGWGSPLNWGTTSMQADKLWAKNIYGQGVVVAVIDSGIDRTHPQLRSQLYINPKEVENGVDDDGNGLIDDINGYDFTADSGSLFDTTGHGTHVSGIIAADNSQGSVKGVAPQSKILVYDFFGPNGEGSVFDAIKALKYAADAGAKVINASWGGPGCSLALKSAIDDLSNKNILFVAAAGNEGQNIDTSPSYPAAFKALAQITVGAMTEERYTAGFSNYGTLVHLVAPGAGIISTVPGGGQAAVKSENGTSMATPFVSGAAALLMSAFPQAKASEIKNAILQSVEAGPYPVFSRGSLDVHAAYLKLREMYPENSSLR; this is translated from the coding sequence ATGGCCGCAGACGTCGTCAAAGGATTAGACATGGATGTTGTTCGCTTATTTTTCTCCTGCATTTTTGCAGTGACATTGGTTGCTTGTGCCAAGAGCTCAAAAGAAAGCGAGGGGCAAAGTAAAGCGGCGGGCACCGTATGCTCCGACCTCGCGCTTCAAAAAGAAAAAATTGTGCGCTTTAAAAATGGCAAAGTCTCTCGAATTGTTTTAAAGCAAAAAAGTCAGCTCGAGGACTTCGTTGATAAACATCAAAACGAAATTGATTTCGTCGAAGATAACTACAAGGTTTATATTCCGAAAGATCAATCCCTCGAACTGATGGGCTGGGGCTCCCCTCTCAATTGGGGAACAACCTCTATGCAGGCAGATAAGTTGTGGGCAAAAAATATTTATGGGCAGGGTGTCGTTGTCGCCGTTATTGATTCGGGCATAGATCGAACTCACCCCCAATTGCGAAGCCAACTTTATATAAATCCCAAAGAAGTCGAAAATGGTGTCGATGACGATGGCAACGGTCTAATCGACGATATAAATGGCTATGATTTTACTGCAGATAGCGGTTCGCTCTTCGATACCACAGGCCACGGAACTCACGTTTCGGGAATTATCGCCGCTGACAATTCTCAAGGAAGCGTTAAGGGAGTTGCACCGCAATCAAAAATTCTAGTGTATGACTTTTTTGGACCTAATGGAGAGGGTTCCGTTTTTGATGCGATTAAAGCTTTGAAGTATGCCGCCGATGCGGGCGCAAAAGTGATTAACGCCAGTTGGGGTGGACCGGGCTGTTCTCTCGCACTCAAGTCCGCCATTGACGATCTGTCGAATAAAAATATTTTGTTTGTCGCCGCTGCCGGGAACGAGGGACAGAACATAGACACATCACCCTCCTACCCTGCGGCCTTTAAGGCCCTCGCGCAAATCACCGTCGGAGCGATGACAGAAGAGCGGTACACGGCAGGCTTTTCAAATTACGGAACTCTTGTGCATCTTGTCGCTCCCGGTGCGGGAATTATCAGTACGGTGCCGGGTGGTGGTCAGGCCGCCGTCAAATCCGAGAACGGAACGAGCATGGCCACGCCTTTTGTTTCCGGAGCGGCTGCCTTGTTGATGAGTGCATTCCCCCAAGCGAAAGCCAGTGAAATTAAAAATGCCATTCTACAAAGTGTTGAGGCTGGCCCCTATCCTGTATTTTCGCGCGGCTCTCTGGATGTTCACGCTGCCTATTTAAAGCTACGCGAAATGTATCCCGAGAATTCTTCTTTGCGTTAG
- a CDS encoding class I SAM-dependent methyltransferase, translating into MSLPFIGFGICLTTLFSRYTLKMLIICLNIAGLILLVFYFFIVKRVPEYFPLIVILLPLLTSLQIKSSQKHVESFKYSILVLVIIFFSAGAFEPKPHVSYAFAPINTSEKVSESRFNLLFRTDLYTRENGDYFYVIDGRKFAWIPRFWLANKILGNDPIRPHIHNVPYFFLKPKKVLVIGCSEGKNVLTAIRGGAKDITALDINPHVFDIFREDLAGLGKLIYFRPEVKTVVAEGRHFISSSQEKYDLITLQGVQSGNTISNISTVKIESHLFTKEALIAMWNALSDDGMLFFDEYTLPNMYNVTFLQQLLYTAREAIPLDDFESHVFYYGYEQHGDYIELSSQPGARSREGFILSKKPISVAPVKTFLDQGFFQQKPIPTSKDNIKPLTDDTATFTHRELAYLPQWYLGLALLSVFILIYLGWKWFGRGNYLSVALPLSLTGVGYMFFVAGLASKIFIWLGHPAYVVPALYIPLYAISLMGGLWLLKAKFSNGLYSLLMLLALATGILIFEAPLSKAILSQPSFMIKVIFTLMTVGIFAMLAEIPYIFGLRSFQNTTLARANALEHVGNLTGILFSLYVQEIYGVGLLFKLTLGIFGIIAALFILQLFGKIKIQQV; encoded by the coding sequence TTGTCTCTGCCGTTTATTGGCTTCGGAATTTGCCTTACGACTTTATTTTCTCGCTACACCCTTAAGATGCTCATCATTTGTCTCAATATTGCGGGCTTAATTCTTCTGGTGTTTTACTTTTTTATCGTCAAGCGGGTGCCGGAATATTTTCCATTGATTGTCATACTTTTACCCTTGCTCACATCTCTTCAGATCAAATCATCGCAAAAGCACGTAGAAAGTTTTAAATACTCCATTTTAGTTTTGGTGATTATTTTCTTTAGCGCAGGCGCATTCGAGCCCAAGCCCCATGTAAGCTACGCCTTCGCACCGATCAACACGTCGGAAAAGGTGAGCGAGTCTCGGTTTAATCTCTTATTCAGAACGGATCTCTATACGCGCGAAAACGGAGATTATTTCTATGTGATTGATGGCAGGAAGTTCGCTTGGATTCCACGCTTCTGGCTCGCCAATAAGATTTTAGGGAATGATCCGATTCGACCCCACATTCATAATGTCCCTTATTTTTTCTTAAAGCCGAAGAAAGTTCTTGTGATTGGTTGTTCTGAGGGGAAAAACGTCCTGACCGCCATACGCGGGGGAGCAAAAGACATTACGGCTCTAGATATCAATCCTCACGTCTTTGATATTTTCAGAGAAGATTTGGCGGGCCTTGGCAAACTCATATATTTTCGGCCGGAGGTGAAAACGGTCGTCGCCGAAGGTCGCCACTTCATTAGTTCCTCCCAAGAGAAATACGATCTTATCACACTCCAAGGTGTTCAATCGGGGAATACGATCTCAAATATCTCCACGGTAAAGATTGAATCCCATCTCTTTACGAAGGAAGCGTTGATTGCGATGTGGAATGCGCTATCGGACGACGGAATGTTATTTTTTGACGAATATACCCTGCCGAATATGTACAATGTGACTTTTCTTCAACAACTTCTATATACGGCTCGCGAGGCGATTCCGCTGGATGATTTTGAGTCTCATGTTTTTTACTACGGGTATGAGCAGCACGGAGACTATATCGAGCTTTCATCACAGCCAGGGGCTCGATCACGAGAGGGATTTATTCTCAGTAAAAAGCCGATATCTGTTGCCCCGGTCAAAACCTTTCTTGATCAGGGATTTTTTCAACAGAAGCCCATTCCTACATCGAAAGACAACATAAAACCTCTAACGGATGACACTGCGACATTCACTCATCGTGAGTTGGCCTACCTGCCTCAATGGTATTTGGGTCTAGCACTATTGAGTGTGTTCATTCTTATTTATCTAGGGTGGAAATGGTTTGGCCGCGGAAATTATCTTTCGGTGGCGTTGCCTCTCTCCCTTACAGGTGTAGGCTATATGTTCTTTGTAGCCGGTCTTGCATCGAAGATATTTATCTGGTTAGGGCACCCGGCTTATGTTGTGCCTGCGCTTTACATTCCCCTCTATGCCATCAGTTTGATGGGTGGATTATGGTTACTGAAGGCGAAGTTTAGTAACGGTCTTTACTCTTTACTTATGCTTTTAGCTTTGGCCACGGGAATTTTAATCTTCGAGGCCCCGCTGTCAAAAGCGATACTCTCCCAACCGTCCTTTATGATAAAAGTTATTTTTACACTGATGACGGTCGGTATTTTTGCGATGCTTGCGGAGATACCCTACATTTTTGGGTTGCGAAGTTTTCAAAATACAACACTCGCTCGCGCCAATGCACTTGAGCATGTTGGTAATCTGACGGGCATCCTTTTTTCGCTTTACGTTCAGGAAATCTATGGCGTCGGCTTGTTGTTTAAACTGACTCTGGGTATTTTTGGGATCATTGCCGCTTTATTTATTTTACAGCTTTTTGGTAAAATTAAGATTCAGCAGGTTTAA